A single window of candidate division KSB1 bacterium DNA harbors:
- a CDS encoding ATP-binding protein: MPKTQKEYQLKIPSQSDNLAIIRDVVAKVASRVGFDTDEASKIELAVDEACTNVIKHAYANNSNQMIEVSIKVDQKKLIIIVADKGKGFNPDEIKLPDLNKSIKEGRKGGLGLCLIKTLMDKVEFEIKPGSKTQVKMIKYIS; this comes from the coding sequence TTGCCTAAAACTCAGAAAGAGTATCAATTAAAGATACCAAGTCAATCCGATAACCTTGCGATAATTCGGGATGTCGTTGCCAAAGTTGCCAGCCGGGTAGGGTTTGATACGGATGAAGCAAGTAAAATCGAACTCGCCGTCGATGAGGCTTGCACGAATGTAATTAAACACGCCTATGCCAACAACTCAAACCAAATGATTGAAGTTTCAATCAAGGTCGATCAAAAGAAATTGATTATTATCGTTGCCGATAAAGGCAAGGGCTTTAATCCGGATGAAATAAAGCTGCCCGATTTAAATAAATCGATAAAAGAAGGACGTAAGGGGGGACTGGGTTTATGTTTGATAAAAACTTTGATGGATAAAGTTGAATTTGAAATAAAACCTGGCTCGAAAACTCAAGTTAAAATGATCAAGTATATTAGCTGA